DNA sequence from the Aureibacillus halotolerans genome:
CATACTTCAGCTCCTTCTAAGGGTAATAATGAGAAGTATAGCCAAATTTTGAGCCTTCATATCATAAGTCTGTCTACTCAATAGGGACAATAGCAGAGAAAGCGAGCCCAAATGGAGGAGAAGCGAGCCGAAATCGAGGAGAAGCGAGCCGAAATCGAGGAGAAGCGAGCCCGAAACGGGAGAGAGTGACCCAAATAGGGAAAGCGAGCCTGAATTGGGGGAAAGCGAGCCTAAATAGAGGAAAAGCGAGCCCAAAAGGAGGAGAAGCGAGCCCGAACGCACAATCAAAAACCCCCGCACGAGTGCGGGGGTCCAACCATTCATCTATTCGTCTTCTTGTTCCGCTACATCGTCCGCTTTTGGAACGGCGGTTGCTTTCCAGCCGGTTAGGTCGGCGTTTTCCTTCTTCTGCACTTGCTTGGAGAAGGAAAAGCTCCATGGCTTACTGCGATGGGCGGAGATAGGGAAGTCGTCGAGCTTAAATCCTGCTTCTGCCACGACTTCGCCGCGTCCGTCAACAATGCGGATCGGCAGCTCTTTTATGACGAGGTCCTTGGACGTGCCGTTATGCACGAGCAACATCACTTGCAAGTCCCCGTTTTCTTGATAATCTGCTTGGAGCCCAGTGAAGCTGATCTGGTGCTTCGCTGGTGGGTTTTTCTCAACATATTCTTTCAGCTTTTTCTGATGTGGTTTGATGAGTTTTTCCTTCCACTCTGGGTGGAACTCAATCGTATGCTTTTCCTCTGGTTTGATTAAGTCAAAGGCCAATGCCCAATCAGAGGTTGGCAGGTCGTCGATTTTTACGTTGAGATCTGCTTCACGGAAGCTGAACAACCACGGACGGTCACTCTCTGCAGGCATGCGACCGAGGCGAGAGAGATCAAAAATCCGGTGACCGAGTTGATTCTCTTCCTTATCGAGCAAATAGACGCCCATTTTTGGTAGACCAATGTCGTTTGGCAAAGAATTGCGCACAAAGGCCATGACTTGAGCTTCTTTTTTCGCTTTTTGAATTTCAATGCCTGCCATGGAAATCTGGTGTGGCTTCATCTCGGGCAGGTCATTGCTCATAAATTGATAGACATATTTCTCTTCGTCCTGAAGCTTCCAGGACGGATGAATTGAAAGCTTTGTACTCACCGGACCGTTTTTTCTCTTTGCGATCGGTTTTGTGTCAACCAATAAGTCGTCCGAGGAGATGGACGTTTCTTTTCCTTTTCGGCGAACAGCACGGCTGTTCTTGTTTTTAAAGAATGGAAGCATGACGCTTTCCTCACTTTCCTTGGACAATTTCAACATGTTCAAGCTGCTCTTCATCAACGGCAAACAGCTTTCGTGCGACGAGGGCGAGCTGACGGGAAACGTCACGCTCAATGTTGCGGTACATCATGGAGAATAGCTCAAAGCCATCGTTTTGGTACAGACGCATTGGATCTTCCTGCTGATAACGTCTCATCCCAATACCTTCTTTAAGGCGAGTCATCTGCTCAAGGTGACGAATGTAATGATGGTCCACCGCAGATAGACAAGCGCGCTTCATCGCATCAGCAAGCTGCTGGTGTGCAAGATAAGGCTCGAGCTTTTCCTTATATTCGGAGGTGACGTCGCGGATGCTGTTCAATAAATCATTGCGATCCTCCACGTCGTCCAAATCCGGATCAAAGGTAACGCCGGCAATGGCTTGATTTACCTCATACACCAAATCCTTAAGCGGCCATTCCTCTGGCAACAGGTCCTCTGGACAGTGTTCGTCAATTAAATGCTTGAAGTGATCGTCAGCCATTGGCATAAGGTCACTTAACAAGTCTTCAGAGTCGAGCCAGCGGTCGCGAAGCTGATAAATAATTGTACGTTGATCGTTAATGACATCATCGAGCTTCAGCGTGTATTCACGGACGCCAAAGTTGCTTCCTTCAGCAATGCGCTGCACACGATCGACAAACGAATGAATGTCTTTGTCTAAAATAAGACCATCGACGTTCATTGTAAAGGAGCTGCGCATTTTTTCAAGCTCTTCGAATGCATAACGCGTAATCATATCATCCTCAACAGAGACGAAAAAGGTTGATTCACCAGGGTCGCCTTGGCGACCGCTTCGACCCTTCAGTTGATTGTCGATGCGTCGTGATTCATGACGCTCGGTCCCAAGGACAAACAATCCACCTAGCTCTGGAACACCTTCGCCGAGGATGATATCGGTTCCTCGACCCGCCATATTCGTAGCGATCGTAATCTGGCTCCGTTGTCCGGCATTCGCAATTAAGGCCACTTCTTGCTCAACGCTTTTCGCATTGAGGAGCTGATAAGGCAAACGTTCTTTATCTAAATAGGAAGCAACGTCTTCAGACTGTAAAATGGAGGTTGTGCCGATAAGCACAGGTTGCCCCGTTTTATGCCGTTTTTTAACTTCTTTTAGCATGGCCGTATATTTGTTTTCTCTCGTTAAAAAGATAAGCCCTTTTTCATCAATCCGTTGACGCTGACGGTTTGACGGAATTTGAATGACGTCCATGCCATAAAGGTCACGAAATTCTTTTTCCTCTGTTTTTGCTGTACCGGTCATTCCAGAGAGCATAGGGTACATTCTGTAATAGTTTTGCACCGTGATTGAGGCAGTCGTCTTGTTCTCCTCGGTTACCGTCACGTTTTCCTTCGCTTCAATCGCTTGATGCAGGCCATCAGAGAGCGTCCGCCCTTGCATGATCCGGCCGGTAAACATGTCGACAAGCAGAATTTCGTCCTCGCGAACAATGTAGTCGACATCTTTTTTAAACATGACCCGTGCGCGCAACGCCTGGATCGTATAATGATAAAGTGTTTGATGCTCTAGATCGTAGAGGTTGTCGACGCCAAATGCTTTCTCAACCTCCGTAATGCCTTCATCGGTCAATGCGGTTGATTTCGTCATCACATCAAACGTAAAATGTACGTCTTTTTCAAAGCGACGGGCAAGCATGGCGCAAACATGGTGAAGCTGCGCGCTTACTGTCGTTTTTCCAGCGATAATGAGAGGGGTTTTCGACTCATCAATCAGCACCGAGTCAACCTCATCGATAATGGCAAAGTGATACGGGGGCTGTACCTTTTGTGAAAGGTCTGACACGAGATTGTCTCGTAGATAATCAAAACCAAATTCATTTCCCAGACCGTATGTAATGTCCGCCGCGTAAGCAATTTTTTTCTCAGCGGTGTCGGTTAATGGCACATTCAGCCCGACAGTGAGCCCGAGAAATTCATGGATTTTCCCGATTTCCTCATAGTCACGGCGTGCGAGATATTCGTTGACAGTAATGACATGAACGCCTTTTCCTTCAAGGGCTTTCACGTAGCTTGGCAAGGAGGCAACAAGTGTTTTTCCTTCTCCTGTAGCCATTTCGGCAATATTGCCTTCGGTAAGCACAAATCCACCGAGTAGCTGGACGTCATAGTGACGTTTTCCAAGCACGCGTTTAGAAGCCTCACGGACGACCGCAAAGGCTTCTTCCATGATTTCATCTAATGTACGCTGAAAGCGGCGTTCACTGCCTAGCTCTTCTTTCCATTCTAGCGTCTTAGCACGAAGCTCATCATCTGTGAGCCGTTCCATTTCAGGCTCTAGGGCATTCACGCGTTGGACTCGTTTTTCATAGAATTTAAGTTTGCGCTGCTGTTCAGAACCTAATATTTTCTTTAATGTTTCAAGCATCCAAATTCGCTCCTTACATTGTGGCTCATTATAGTATATCATGGAAACTAGAAAACGATAAATGTAGATTTTTGGCTAAAGCTGTCCATTTACAGCTTGTTGACAAACGATTAGGGGAGGAACTTTTGTTGAGGGGATATTGGAGAGCGGCCTTACTTTTTGCGACACTGTTTGTCGCTTTTTTGCCGCAATGGGTCGCCGCCGAAGACCAGTCATTGGAGCAAGTACGTACATATGTAGAGGACTATTATGTTGATCAAGTGGATGCATCTGTGCTGGGAAGAGACAGTATTAAAGAAATCATGGCGGGATTAGATCAATACTCTGTGTATTTTACTCCACAAGAGTTTTCTTCTTTTGTCGGGTCTATTGATCGGGCGATGTCTGGCATAGGTGTGTCTGTTGCACAACATGAGTCTGGGCTAATGTTACTCGAAGTCTTTGAAAGTACGCCTGCAGCGAAGGCTGGACTGAAAGCCAGTGATGTGATCACGACAGTTGATGGCGTTACGTTGGCAGGAAAGTCGATGGAAGAAGCGACGAGCTTGCTGGCTGGAGAAGCTGGAACGACAGTAAACGTGACAGTACAGCGACCTGGTAGCGAAGCCAGGTTGTCCTTTACAATCGTTCGTGACAAAATTACAATTCCGACCGTAGAATCCACACGACTAGGTGGAAATATAGGCTATTTTCATCTGTATAGCTTTAACGAACATTCGGCACAAGAGCTGAAGCAAGCGATGGAGACACTTGGTCCTGTAAAGCATTATATTGTGGATATTCGTGATAATGGGGGCGGGTATTTAAATGCTGCTCAGGAAGTGGCAGGCTTGTTCCCCGGTGTAATGGAAGTCATGATGACGGAAGACAGCACCGGTTTCCAAGATATTTTGTTTTCAACGAAGCAGGACAAAACGCTAAATGCGCCTGCTTTCCTTGTTGTGAATAACCAGTCGGCGAGTGCCTCGGAAGTGCTGGCCGCCGCTGTCAAAGAGCAAGGGGAAGAAGCGGCTGTTTATGGGACACAGACGTTTGGCAAAGGAACGGTCCAAACGATTTTTCCTCTTGATAATGGAGGGGTCATCAAGTTGACTGTGGCACGTTTCTTTTCTCCAGAGGGTAAGCCGATTGATCAGGTAGGTGTGACACCGGATGTCGAAACAGCGCCTGGAAAAGAACTTGATATTGCGCATCGCGACGCGCTTATAAAAACAAATGGATTA
Encoded proteins:
- a CDS encoding accessory Sec system S-layer assembly protein: MLKLSKESEESVMLPFFKNKNSRAVRRKGKETSISSDDLLVDTKPIAKRKNGPVSTKLSIHPSWKLQDEEKYVYQFMSNDLPEMKPHQISMAGIEIQKAKKEAQVMAFVRNSLPNDIGLPKMGVYLLDKEENQLGHRIFDLSRLGRMPAESDRPWLFSFREADLNVKIDDLPTSDWALAFDLIKPEEKHTIEFHPEWKEKLIKPHQKKLKEYVEKNPPAKHQISFTGLQADYQENGDLQVMLLVHNGTSKDLVIKELPIRIVDGRGEVVAEAGFKLDDFPISAHRSKPWSFSFSKQVQKKENADLTGWKATAVPKADDVAEQEDE
- the secA2 gene encoding accessory Sec system translocase SecA2 — its product is MLETLKKILGSEQQRKLKFYEKRVQRVNALEPEMERLTDDELRAKTLEWKEELGSERRFQRTLDEIMEEAFAVVREASKRVLGKRHYDVQLLGGFVLTEGNIAEMATGEGKTLVASLPSYVKALEGKGVHVITVNEYLARRDYEEIGKIHEFLGLTVGLNVPLTDTAEKKIAYAADITYGLGNEFGFDYLRDNLVSDLSQKVQPPYHFAIIDEVDSVLIDESKTPLIIAGKTTVSAQLHHVCAMLARRFEKDVHFTFDVMTKSTALTDEGITEVEKAFGVDNLYDLEHQTLYHYTIQALRARVMFKKDVDYIVREDEILLVDMFTGRIMQGRTLSDGLHQAIEAKENVTVTEENKTTASITVQNYYRMYPMLSGMTGTAKTEEKEFRDLYGMDVIQIPSNRQRQRIDEKGLIFLTRENKYTAMLKEVKKRHKTGQPVLIGTTSILQSEDVASYLDKERLPYQLLNAKSVEQEVALIANAGQRSQITIATNMAGRGTDIILGEGVPELGGLFVLGTERHESRRIDNQLKGRSGRQGDPGESTFFVSVEDDMITRYAFEELEKMRSSFTMNVDGLILDKDIHSFVDRVQRIAEGSNFGVREYTLKLDDVINDQRTIIYQLRDRWLDSEDLLSDLMPMADDHFKHLIDEHCPEDLLPEEWPLKDLVYEVNQAIAGVTFDPDLDDVEDRNDLLNSIRDVTSEYKEKLEPYLAHQQLADAMKRACLSAVDHHYIRHLEQMTRLKEGIGMRRYQQEDPMRLYQNDGFELFSMMYRNIERDVSRQLALVARKLFAVDEEQLEHVEIVQGK
- a CDS encoding S41 family peptidase, with protein sequence MRGYWRAALLFATLFVAFLPQWVAAEDQSLEQVRTYVEDYYVDQVDASVLGRDSIKEIMAGLDQYSVYFTPQEFSSFVGSIDRAMSGIGVSVAQHESGLMLLEVFESTPAAKAGLKASDVITTVDGVTLAGKSMEEATSLLAGEAGTTVNVTVQRPGSEARLSFTIVRDKITIPTVESTRLGGNIGYFHLYSFNEHSAQELKQAMETLGPVKHYIVDIRDNGGGYLNAAQEVAGLFPGVMEVMMTEDSTGFQDILFSTKQDKTLNAPAFLVVNNQSASASEVLAAAVKEQGEEAAVYGTQTFGKGTVQTIFPLDNGGVIKLTVARFFSPEGKPIDQVGVTPDVETAPGKELDIAHRDALIKTNGLETTTVDKKTLDEGEGLAIVSKEPANWSLFSKEKVSLVKLGGKDTAFTLEPLSLSSLAVIPETKLSESDYFLGVEGEKAAVIDVKSPTTQASGRAPFLDVKDGRYFTDAIRVLANEKMIIGTGNQYYQPGKSATRAEVAKMLANALKLKSPEVRSSRYADVKSTSYYADELAALVEHNVLNGNQRYFRPDDTLSRGDLAVWIQKAFDLNRKGSAPFRDILPRSPYESAVNALYGASIVNGTGDGEFSPRRSVSRGEAAAMLYRALSSQASAPAITDIRLVP